In the Telopea speciosissima isolate NSW1024214 ecotype Mountain lineage chromosome 2, Tspe_v1, whole genome shotgun sequence genome, one interval contains:
- the LOC122652033 gene encoding probable E3 ubiquitin-protein ligase ZFP1, translating to MGHRYLFGTSQSYEGDQDQNRNHIPTEQPYVHLGRTGRPENGSVVFPIENISTSGLTFTSQWNSAMRSNEYPSSSAGMEVPHYRPAAGGSSYDPFLQPSAGGNFCPASQNYAHHASSSSYYRNTIHGVEGSVVNSSVGSSRRPCKRKGPATSLVCERGSTSRYYGAGSSSDLSISSDVQQEKHNLHSQHRAWDPIGTNPSFRGSSLSIGNEGSQRNVRSRSTLDLEANLVRTHLSSNVSRLPHSTGRPVDHSGMVDLSGPGVNASTWERSHDPISPAARGRILASDTSGPAHETNQFLGVSAINGSLELGGYQNDFISSRNSAVPPQNLHGNPTQAVRGGRSSYYQRSSMPAYRSSLSYPRLGHNATSSEDGLRLASETYPARHSRSFSTVGWHNNDRSGRSRISYERFRLLSDEADAHDRLLSEGLMIVERSALYGSRNLLDQHREMRLDIDNMGYEELLALGERIGSVSTGLSEDMISNSLTETIHRSTDQIQEEVSCVICLEEYKEREEVGTLKNCKHDYHVDCIKKWLSMKNVCPICKAPAIAADR from the exons GCAGGACTGGTCGTCCAGAAAATGGTTCTGTTGTTTTTCCCATTGAAAACATTTCAACAAGTGGATTAACTTTTACCTCCCAGTGGAATTCAGCAATGAGGTCGAATGAGTATCCTTCCTCAAGTGCCGGCATGGAGGTACCACATTATCGGCCAGCTGCTGGAGGCTCATCTTATGATCCCTTTCTGCAGCCATCAGCTGGTGGGAACTTCTGTCCAGCCTCGCAGAATTATGCCCATCATGCATCTTCTTCAAGCTATTACAGAAACACAATTCATGGTGTTGAGGGTAGTGTTGTTAATTCTTCTGTTGGCAGTTCAAGAAGGCCATGTAAAAGAAAAGGCCCAGCGACTTCTCTAGTCTGTGAGAGAGGCAGTACCAGCAGATACTATGGTGCTGGAAGTTCTTCtgatctctctatctcttcaGACGTGCAGCAGGAGAAACATAATTTACATTCCCAACATCGGGCTTGGGATCCCATTGGCACAAACCCCAGTTTTAGAGGCAGTAGTTTGTCAATTGGGAATGAAGGTTCACAAAGGAATGTGAGAAGCCGATCTACCCTTGATTTGGAAGCAAATCTAGTTAGGACCCATTTGTCAAGCAATGTTTCTCGCCTTCCCCATTCTACTGGTCGTCCAGTTGATCATTCTGGCATGGTGGATCTTTCTGGTCCTGGTGTTAATGCAAGCACTTGGGAGAGGAGTCATGATCCCATCTCTCCTGCTGCTCGAGGAAGAATTCTGGCTTCAG ATACCAGTGGCCCGGCTCACGAGACCAACCAGTTTCTAGGAGTCTCCGCTATTAATGGTTCCTTGGAGCTTGGCGGGTACCAGAATGATTTTATTTCCAGCAGAAATTCTGCTGTTCCTCCCCAAAATCTTCATGGTAACCCAACTCAAGCTGTGAGGGGTGGTCGTAGTAGCTACTATCAAAGATCTTCTATGCCTGCTTACAGGTCCTCTTTAAGCTACCCACGGTTGGGGCATAATGCAACTTCTTCAGAAGATGGTCTGCGGTTGGCATCCGAAACTTATCCTGCCAGACATTCAAGGTCGTTTTCTACAGTAGGGTGGCATAACAATGACAGGAGTGGAAGGTCTAGAATATCTTATGAGAGATTCCGTTTACTTTCTGACGAGGCCGATGCCCATGATAGATTGTTGTCTGAG GGTCTAATGATTGTGGAGCGCTCAGCCTTGTATGGTTCCAGGAATTTGCTTGATCAGCATAGGGAGATGAGGTTAGACATAGACAACATGGGTTATGAG GAACTTCTTGCTTTGGGGGAAAGAATTGGTAGTGTTAGCACAGGTTTGTCAGAAGATATGATTTCAAACAGTTTGACAGAAACGATACATCGTTCCACAGATCAAATCCAGGAGGAAGTATCTTGTGTGATCTGCCTG GAAGAGTacaaggaaagggaagaagttgGGACTCTGAAGAATTGTAAACACGATTATCATGTGGATTGTATCAAGAAATGGTTGTCGATGAAGAACGTCTGCCCGATCTGCAAAGCACCTGCTATAGCAGCAGACAGATGA